The genome window gctgaGAATAATTGCGCCGAAGTCAATACAGCCCATTACTAGCGAGAAGTCTAGTCTGTCGGactattcttcctcttcctactatctatcaatccatcatccatcatccatgggTCCAGAGGGTCCTTGTGTCGCCCGTTGGGATCGCATCTCGATCGGATCCCGAGTGCCGGTAGAGGAGGGACGATAGCTGGTCCTTGccattctccatccatccatcaatctctctccatccatcccatcaatcaatctatccatccatccactcctaTCGACCCAGCCTATCGGAAAGAGGATCTATCGAGTCTTGTACCGTGGGTCGGCTTACTGGCTCTGACAGGTCCGTCTGGACTAGCTTGGATGCTTAacgggatggatggagtccACCGGCCTCTCTAGACCGGCTCCAGTTCTCCAGCagctttttccctttcccccagCTTCGTTCCACATATTGTAGAGTCTCAACCTGTCACCTCACTCCTCTCTGGTCTGCtgggatcgatcgatcggggAAGCGCAATGAAAGTGCTAGCCAAAAGACCTGCAGCAGGAAGACCCAGTGGATGGAAGGATGAGTGAGCATTAACTAAGGATGATCGGCGTGGCATTCCTTCtggcctcctcttctccagcaatgCCAGCTTGCGGAGACCTTGACGTGGGACATGCCATGACCATCCGCTTCGATTAGCTCGTCCTGTCAGAGCTTTCTGATGGGGCCCTGGGATGCCTCTTTTTCTGGATTGTTGATTCAATCCCTCCCTCACCTCGACACGTTATCGCGTGGGGGGGAGGCATTTTGAGGGTTTGTAATGGAGATCCTCGGtcgatcctctctctctctctctctcggtCTCTCTCCagttttgctttttccggCCTGTCGTCTGTTCTCTGTCggtttttattttattttattttactcttACAGTaatgatataattattcggtatatttatttattcttaattattatttatttttctctaattttattttctacttgcattatttcctttttcaccTCTTGGACTGCGTATTTTCCCATCCACTTTGCCATTGTTCCCCATCCAACTATTCGCTTACTGCTTgcttgtgctgctgctgctgctgctcctcgtcttcttgcATGCTTAGTTCCAGTCGCTCTTCCTATCGTTCCCCCTCTTTCGCtgtcttgcttttttttgtgaaatttattatttattttttttttttttctccttctcctcttctgctcgtctcgtctcttttctcctcccatttctttttctccggtTCATCGGTCGCTCATCCGGCTGATTTCCactctcctccctttcttttcctgctttcGTTTAGCCCAGGTGTCTTTCTGGTCGCCGACCACGGCTgattctcccctccctcttccttctcctccctcctcctctggtCTCCCAATATATTATTCCTTCTAGTGATACGCGGTCGATCAACCGGCTCTCTatcatttccttcttctcagctgGGACCCAGTGCTCGACAATCTCCTAACCCAACGATTTCACCccgaaagggaaaaggaaccTGATCATCAATAGGAGCGTTGTggctcatcatcaccgtctCGGTTTAGAACCCGATCGGTTCCCTCACGACGGGTTTCGTCCCCTCTTGCTATATGATAAACCTCCCAGTGtccgccctctcctcccGTCTCGCCAGAGGCTATCTTCCTACTCGCCAATAACACACCGAGAAAGCGGGTGAGCTTACTCCTGTAGGATCTGCTTCATCCTGCCATTATCACACACATCATGAGTGTATGTTGCAGGTTTCCTTTTGTTTATTCCCCCCCCCCTGAATATTCAGTCATGCACCGGCGGGCGGGATATATGTACATGCCCGGCCGGCCAAGAGACGGGCCCAGAGCTGACTCTTGGTGACACAGACATCCGATCCCAGCAAGCCCTGGGACAATTCCAGTGATATCCTACAAGGCATTATGGGCACTCGGGCAGTGCCTACGTCAGGTTCTTCGCAGGTCGACCTCTCATCCGACGGGCTGTCCCCGTCCGACCTCACGCTGGGCGATCCGGCGTCATTCTTGGGCTTCCAATTCGCATCCGAGCCAGCCATTCCTCATCCTagtcatccatccattcttcaaCCATGGTCACTGTATCACAAGCAGACATCCTCGCCCCTCCCCCAGCTATTCGATGCCTCCGCCTACCCTCCGCTGGCACGATGGAGAAACGACCAAGAGGCGTGGAACCCGCTCCAAGTAACAGGTGGGCCCATCTATCCTGCTGCGTTCGTTGTCCCGCGTTCGCACCAAGTCTACGGCCTTGATCGCCGATCATCAAGTGGACATCACAGCACTCCCTCCGAGGCTGGTAGTCAGTATACCGGGATCCATCTGTCCGACTCCGGATATAGTACGCAGGGCTGCACCACACGCTCTGTGGCTGCATCATACGCCCTCGAGTCGGCCTGCAGCCCATTCCTGGCACCTCTCGACCACGAGCAGGATGATAGAGTATCCGCCCTCGACCTCAACACCGCCCCATATGGTGACGCCATGGATGCGTTGGACTCTCCGTCCTTGTTGTGCCAGGACGTGATCAAGTGCGACTACCCCGGTTGTCAATGGACTGGCAAGTGTCCTTCCGACAAGAGGTGCGTTCCCTTAGGTGCTTGCTTCAGTGAAAAGGGCTAGGAAGCTGACTGTCACAGGAAACACGAAGCCAGACATAAGAAGCTCTTCAAATGCGACGAGCCGAACTGCACCCGCAAAGAGGGGTTCGGTACCATCAACGACCTTGCTCGTCACAAGAAGTGTGTTCACAAGCAGGAGCCTGAGCGGGGGCCGAAAGTCCTCTACATGTGCTTTGGACATAACTGCCCACGCCGGAATAAGAAATGGCCTCGATTGGACAACTTCCGTCAACATCTTGCTCGTATGCACAGTGACGAGGACGTTGAGGAGCTGCTACGGAGGTAAGTCACTTGAACACTCTGCGTATCAGCTACACAAGATGGAGGCATTAACATGTTATCTAGGTCGCATGAGTGGTATGAAACCTGCGTGAAGCCGCAGGAGCTGGGGTCCTCTTTCATTGATTCCCTGTCGGAAGAAGCGCCAACCCTACAGGCCGAACCAGTCTCCCAGTCTGAGAGCCTTGCGAAAGATACAATTCAAGGCTCTTCGGCCTCACCAGTTAGCGTTGATAGGGGATTCCCGTCTCCTGAAACCCTCACACCAGATACCGTCATGCGAATGAATGAAGAGTACAACGACCGTAGCGCTGACGCTGCATCGGTCCAACCGCCGCTTGCAAAGCCACTCCCTAGCGAGCTGCCCGCTCTGAGAGCCCTCAATCTGGAATCTTCGTTGGATCAAAAGGGTCCCCTACCCTCCCAGCTCGACACCGCCAGAAACGGAAAGATGGACGACATGGTCAATGAAGCTGCAGTCAACATGATCAATGCGATGACAAAGGCCATGAACACCAACGAGCGAAGACGGAGCCAGCAATCCGAGTCTGGGGACGAAATTGTCGACCAGAATGTGGAGCTGTCGGACCGCAAGCGCGATATGCTACAAAGGATCTTGTCCGCTGCCCTCGATCGTCTGTCAGGGCCGTCTGGCTCCAGCCACGCCCCTTCCCAAGCCACTCCGGATGAAGACCGTGAGAAGAAGGGCTGGATTCAATGTGAATTTTGCACGAAGCGGACACGTCTGCGATGTGAGATGAAGTAAGTGAGCCTTGGTGTTTCTTTGAAATCAGCCGGGACTTTGCTGACTGAGTCGTTTTGAAAGGAAGCATAAGAAGCGACACGAACGGCCATATGGATGCACATTCTCCAAGTGCAACAAGACTTTCGGCAGCAAGGCCGATTGGAAGCGCCACGAAAATTCCCAGCATTTCCACGCGCAGTGCTGGCGGTGCACCCTGCCCGATGCCACGCAAGAGGGCCTCCCGTGTGCGCGCCTATTCTACCGCCAGGAGATATACGTCCAGCACCTGAAGAAGCATCACGAAaccgatgatgacgaggtcCGGGCGTCGCTGTGCAACAATCGGATCAACCGCGACGGTGATCCGCGTCCCTCGCACTACTGGTGCGGTTTCTGTCGGGTCCTGCTGCCCCTGAAGACACAGGGAGTGGGCGCCTGGAACGAACGATATAACCACATCGATGTCGAGCATTTCAAGAAAGGCGAGCGCGTGGAAGACTGGCTCCTCCCCTCTGGACATCTAACCAAGAGCCAAGAGCGGGACGAGATTAAGAAACAACGGGCCGACGGTAACGGTTATGATAGTGAGCCGGCCATGGATGAAATCAGCGATGACGAATCCGTGAGCAGCGAATGTGCTGCCGAGCACGAGCCACTGCAGGATGACTTGATGGCAATTGACGAGGAACCGACGCCCGAGACCGACTCGTTGCAACACAATCAGTCTAATTCTTACCCTCAATCGTCGAATTTGCGGAAGCGGAAATTTCCGGCGCTGCAGTCTCCAACGAACCCTCACAGAGATACCGCACAGATGGCAGGTCTGGACAAACGGTCAAGACTCGATTCCTCATGGGGATCGTTCTATCGTGGTGACGACACCATGCAGCCGAGTCGGTTGCCTCACGAAGGCAGCTCGGCTTATTGTGTCGGTCTAGCCTCGCACGAGGTGATGCAATAACTTGGCACGGATCAAGCGGTGCTCCACCATCTTTACAGTATTGATGAGCCTACTATGGTTGGAGGATCCTCATGACAGATAAGGGGGGGCATGTAACTTTAGCCACGTCCAGTCACATcatttgttttgtttttcatAGCGTTAGGATACACACATATATATAACGAAGACACGCATACCAACAATCAAGATTCAAGAACAATATTACCAGTACTACAAGCACTCGGCATAGacatgaatatataaatataagataagtaGGGGTATATATACACTCCAAGAGACAAGTAATAAACCAATTGAACGAAGCGACGAAACGCTTATTTTTGCGCGCCGGTCAATTCCTtagccttcttctccagcgccTCTACCTCCTCTACATGGGATCAGTCAGCCACATTTCTGTCCTTCACTTTCATAACAGCACAAGAACCAATATTAAGTAGAGGATAAAGGACACTTACtattcttctccgccttagactcatccatctccaactTCAGCCATGTCCAGTGGATGACCTGATAGGTGAAGATGGCACCGAGGAAGACCTTGGCGAAGGGACTCACGAAGAGTTTGTAGCGGGCCATCTGGTTGCATGGGTTAGCATTGAATTGACTTATGGTGAGACAGTCAGGTAAAGTAGATAAACAGATGGATATACTTACTCCTTCCCTATAAGCactggatgatgacgagtcCTGGCTCCATCTGGCAGTGGAGGTGGACAGGGAGGCCCGCTGAGTGATGGGGATCCgggagcggaggagggggttgaaGGAGCGGGAGAACATTTTCATGAATTTCAATGGTAGATATTAGATAGAATAGAAGTGATAATACatatgatttttttttgtttatgTAGTAGATATGTATTGTTATCTCCGCAAGTTGGAAAGTTGCTTTCGGCGAGAGAAGACGGACCGTGCTGACTCAGCGATGCCTTCGGGCCAAACAGTCACATGATATCAAGCGAGAGGCGAAAGTCGAGAACACGCGGGGAGGGGGCAAGGAGTTTAAGGGCGATAAGCTTCGTGGGGAAAAAATCGTGGgctactatttttattttttaactATCTAGGCACATTATGGGGCTGAAATGTGGTTCAAGATCTACGATGCTTTTGATGATTCTATCTTGGAGAAGGTTTTGTATTTTTTGGTGGGTTATGATTGGAAAGGTTGTAGAAGATATTGTTTAGTTGAGGAGATAATTAAGTTTTGGTTTTGTGTATTCAGTCTATATAAAGGTGAAATTGGGGAGTTTGTTGTTCTGGGGTATGGAGGGGGGTTGAATGTTGTTATGAAAGGAACGGGGGGGAACAGGACGGCAGAAATAGCGAAGATAAGAATGGGAAGGGCTGATACTTGTTTGGTTTGTGGTGCGCACAGTCCTGGATTGGCGGCTACGCTAGACTACATTAGGAACTGGTTGCTGGTTAGTAACCACTCGGGGTcgggtgggtggtggcctGAGGCCAGCTACCGGTCACTGAATTGCCCGCGCAGttcagctgctgcttctcttgtgtctctctctcactgCTTGTTGCTGTGAGCATCTCCGGTCTTCTTGATCTATCCATCGTCCTCCTTCCCCGGTGGATTTATCTATCACTTTGGCCACTCTGGAGAATTCTTTTTTcctattcattcatttatctttttcttctccctcctctccatcggGGATCcaatcccctcccctccccctgtGCTGAGCAGCTTGCATGCGACGCGTCCCTTCCGGTTGGTCAGTCCGTGAGCCTCGCTCcgttcatttcatttccctgcctttctctctctcctcttgctTTTGGCGCATTGCGCTTCGCCGTcgtcttctattttttatttcctttcttccctcccactccctctcctACCCTCGTGTTGTATTATTCAACGGCCTCTGTTTCCTTCTCCATTAATAATTGATGGCCGTTGAAACCTGCTTCCATTGTGGGTTTGCCTGAGAATCtaccatcatcgtcgctcGTTGAGTGAGAGACCTCTCCATCGCTCGctctgtgtgtgtctgtCCGAGTGAGTGTATTCGAGTTTTGCTTCCCCTTCTACCAGCCTTTCCTGTCGGACTGCAACGGGCCTTTTCCATTTCCCCCATTCACTTTCTTGTTACATTGGCCTCTGTAAGTGCCACTGTCATTCTTCTCCGCTGTTTAATCGCCGCGGCGGGACATCTTCCCCGTCTCTGGCTTCAACTCCACGCTTCATCGCCCTCGTGCTTCTTGTATCTTCTCTACTCTCTGTCATTCCCTCCATCCTCTGCTTGCTAATCCATCACTTCCTCGTCTTGCTCACCCTACTAACATGGCAATTCGCAAAAGATCCCCTGTCTGGCGCGGCATCATGCCTCGTGCTAAGCGCTCCATCGAGGAGTTGGCCAATAAGTCCGACTCGGACGATGACGACTACAGCGATCATCCCGTGCGCTCATCTCGACGCTCCGCCTCTCGAaccaagtccaagaagaagtccaagcCCGTCAAGAAAAGGGCCCGTCGCGATTCCGACGAcgacatcatctccgatgACGAGATCTTCGACGAGGCCGAGGACCTTTCATTCGCCGagtccgaagaagaggaagatgataccAACGCTCAACGCAACGCTCGCGGGTTAGTCGCTCGCCGGGCCGCTACCAACCGTCCCCTCTACAACGAGCCCGAATCCAGCAGCATCGAAGACGACGATACGGACGATGACGAACGCCCTAAACCCTCGCCCCAGAAACGCAAGAGTACGGTGGTCACCCTGAAGGTCGGCGACGCCTTGAAACAAAACTTTCAGGGCCCCCGCCGGGTCACTCGGCGCACGCGGGATCCATCGGAGGATTTCCACGCCCTAACGACGTCCGGACGACATATGGAGACCGTCGAACGAGGAACCACACGGAGCCCTGAGATAGAGCGGCGTCGGGGGTCCCGTGGCTCGAAGCGGGCCCCGGTgctcgatgaggaggaggaggacttGCAGCCgaagcaggaggatgaagagatggtCGATGAGACCACCATGGAGATCAAAGGCTCTCAACTCGAAATTATGGAAAGCGATGTTCAGATCAGCTTTGAGGACGGCATGCCGCCTGCAGCAGGCGAGGGACAAGAGACAACCACggcagatgatgaagggtTCGTTCCAGAGTCTGAAAATGGCGATGCAAAGgagggcggcggcggcgacgatgacgacgacgacgacgacgacgacgacgacgaggatgagggccCGACGACACGAAGGAGGAATCGACCCAACCGCAGCCAGCAGGCAGACGACGAGGCCGAGCAGcccgaggaggacgaggctgCACAGCCGCGCCGGTCCAGTCGAAAGAAGCCGAAAAGTTCACAACGAAAACGccaagacgacgaagagagTGATTTcgagccagaggaagaagagtctaatgacgacgacgagatCTCACAGTCTGGGAAGTCGCAAGCTTCACCACGCAAGGGAAGTCAGGCccatgaggaggatgaggacagCACCGCCGGCCGTCGCCCGGGTCTCCGCAAACGCGCGTCCCGATCCCGGGGACAGTCCGAAGTGGGTGCTGACATCGCGGAGGAGCTCGCagaggaattggaggatcTTCGCGGCGgtcgtcctcgtcggcgAGTGCAACAGGAGATTGTTTACGAGAAGCCTCGCCGCAGTCGCAAGGATGTTGACTACCGCATCATCCGGCCTGATCTGATCCTGCCCAttgaggaggccgagaaCGAAGTCAATGAATCCCCTTCACGCCGCGGCCGGGGAGGCGGCGGCAACAGTTGGCAGCGAACCCTGTTTCCCACATATGGGCCATTCGGAGGCGGCGGGCCGTCTGCCATCTTGGGGCCCCCGGGCGCACCGGCTGCTACGGGTGGGGTAGACAGCGATAGTAGTGACGACGAGGTTATGCAGCATCCCAAGGGTGGTGCAGGGGGTTCCATCTCGGGCCCTGCGCAGCCTGGTGCCGGCCTCGTGGGTACGCAGACTCACAGCGCCGATGCAGCCCAGGGCCACGCCGGGACGCCTGCAAATCTCGGCAAAGTCAAAGACAAGCAGACACTGGCTGATGCTGACCCGTTGGGTGTGGACATGAGCGTCAACTTTGACAGTGTGGGTGGCTTACAGGGCCACATCGACCAGTTGAAGGAAATGGTGTCGCTGCCGCTACTATATCCAGAGATCTTCCAACGCTTCCACATCGTACCCCCGCGAGGTGTGCTTTTCCATGGACCCCCCGGAACTGGTAAGACGCTGCTCGCCCGAGCATTGGCGAACAGTGTCAGCTCGAATGGCCGTAAGGTGACCTTCTACATGCGCAAGGGTGCCGACGCTTTAAGTAAATGGGTGGGTGAAGCGGAGCGACAGCTTCGGTTGCTCTTCGAAGAGGCTCGAAAGACACAGCCTAGCattatcttcttcgatgaaaTCGATGGTAAATGAGTCCCCTTTTTGTCGGGAGATTATTGAGAGCTAACAGTGCTTTAGGATTGGCACCTGTACGGTCAAGTAAGCAGGAACAAATCCATGCCTCGATTGTATCCACTCTGCTGGCGTTGATGGATGGTATGGATGGACGTGGACAAGTCATCGTCATTGGCGCCACGAACCGTCCCGACTCGATTGACCCAGCTCTTCGACGCCCGGGTCGTTTCGATCGCGAATTTTACTTTCCACTGCCCAACAAGGATGGCCGACGTTCTATCCTGGACATCCACACCAAGGGCTGGGATCCACCGCTGCCTGGTCCCATCAAGGATGAGCTGGCGGAGATCACCAAGGGCTATGGTGGTGCTGATCTTCGTGCCCTCTGCACAGAGGCAGCCCTCAATGCAGTGCAACGACGATACCCCCAAATCTACAAGTCTAACCAGAAGCTACTCATCGACCCGAAGACCATTGAAGTGACCCCCAAGGATTTCATGTTGGCGATCAAGAAGATGGTCCCGTCGTCGGAGCGATCAACCTCGTCGGGTGCCTCACCCCTGCCCCCCTCGGTCGAGCCTTTGCTGCGCACGCCTCTCACAGAGATCAAGAATTTGTTGTCTTTGATCTTGCCGCAGCGAAAGAGGCTTACAGCCTTAGAAGAGGCGCAGTTTGAGGAACCGGAAGGATCAGGAAGCTTCCAGCGCGAACAAATGCAGCAGGAGTTCGATCGCTCCCGGGTGTTCCGTCCTCGCATGCTGCTCCGCGGGCCGCTAGGAATGGGCCAGCAGTATCTGGCCGGCGCCCTTTTGCACCATTTCGAGGGACTTCATGTTCAAGCTTTCGATCTCCCTACCCTGCTCAGCGACTCGACTCGGTCACCGGAGGCCGCCGTCATCCAGCTTTTCGCCGAAGTCAAAAGGCACAAGCCGAGTGTGATCTACATCCCGAACATCCAGGCTTGGACTGATACCGTCGGCCCGGCCGTGATGTCTACGTTCCTGGGTTTACTGCGGTCAGTTCCTCCGACCGATCCTGTGCTGCTATTGGGCGTGCAGGAGTCGGCAGGTGAGGATATGGACAACGGTGTGCTGCGGAACTTGTTTGGGTATTCAAAGAAAAACTTTTACGATCTCAGAGCGCCAGGTAGCGAGGCACGCTACGAATACTTTACAAAAGTCATTGACTACGTTAAGACATCACCTGCACACCTTCCCGACCCGGAGAatcggaagaagagggagctGGAGACGTTGGAAGTtgcacctccaccgccccCTAAGCCGGCAACGCCCCTCTCCAAGGAGCAGCTCAAGGcgcagaaaaagaaagaccacCAAACTCTTAACCTACTCAAGATCCGCATCCAGCCTATCATGGACCAGATCAAGAAGTACAAGCGGTTCCGCACTGGCGTTATCGATGAATCGCAGATTCGCTAcctttgggaggaggaagacccGAACATCGTGACAAGTGATCTACCAATTGAACAGCGCACCACCTTCCGGCCGTTTGAGAAGGCCTTCGACAAGAATGGAGTGCCTGGGTTGCGCGAGGCCGTGTCGGGCAAATTCTTCTACAACCTCGAGATAGTCACCATCGAGAAGCGGCTCTCCAACGGGTACTACAAGCGGCCCAAGGACTTCTTGGCAGACATTAAGAGGCTCGCCAAGGACGCCCGGCAGCTAGGAGAGCAGGAAAGACTGTTGCGCGCCAACGAATTGTTGTCCAATGTCGAGGTGGATATTGCTACCATCGAGCAAACTGAGCCCGCTCTGGTGACGGAATGCGAAGGGGTCTACGTGCGAGaactggagagagagaaactTGCCATCGAAAAGGCGCGCAAGgcggcggaagaagaggaggcagGCCTGATCGGTCGCGCGGCGGCAAACCGAGTCCCGCACGGCAACACAGAGTCGGGCCCATCCAGCGGGCCGGTGGTCCTAGGTGAGACGTTCCCGGATCTTGGTCCGAAAGAGACGGCCCGACCGGTGACGCCTACCCGTCGGTCGGCAGTGAGCTTCATCACTAATGGCTACCATACCGGGGGCGGATCGGACCTGAACGATCTCAGTACGCATGCGCTCACCAGTAACGGCTCGCATGAGGAGCGCccggatggtgatggtgatactTACATGACCAACTCGGATCACTCTGCCGAAAGGGAGACACAGACGAGTTCGTTTGGTCCGTCGGCGCAGCCCAAACCTCCCTATTCACACACCGCGCCATCGCAGCAGGTGCGCCGGGAGTCGGGAATTTCAAGCTTCTCGCAGAAGGGCCCCATGACGCCCATGGCGCCCGGATCCCAACCTCACGAGTACACTAACGAGGCATCGACGACACAGACGACGTCGGACAAGAAGTCGTCCGAGCAGTCCTCGGTGCCAAATCCGTACACGCAGAGTCCGGTAGCCACTCAAGGGATGCGACATGATTTCCCCGATCTCACGCAGTACCCGGACCGGGTATCGCAGGAGGAACATCTTCCGGATACGCAACAGGGAGACAGCAGCCAGCCGTCACCCCGACCGGCTGCCGATATGGCGCCGCTGGAAAATGGCCCGGCGCACTCGCAGCCACGGGCTCAGCCGCCGGTACCCCTGTTCGACCACCCAACCAAGCCGGCAGCGCATGTGCCGGCGGGAATGCAGTCGCTGCTGAACAATGAGGACCTGTCGCCGAAAATAACGCTTGACCTGGAATACGTGCAGAAGCTGCACGAGCAGCTCACACAGCGGACGAGCGGCTGCAGCGTGGAGCAGCTAGAGCAGATCAACACGAACCTGATGGACTACCTATGGCAGACGCGGGGAGAATGGAATCGGAGCAAGGTGGCAGCGGGAATCCAGGACACGTTCAACGAGGTGCTGGAGGACATGCAGGCAATGCAGGAGATCGGGCCGATCAGCCAGAAGACGAAGGAGCAGCTGTATCCGTTGTAGATGGAAGAGCGTTTTTCATGTGTGATTGCTTTGTGGGATACCATCATACCCCCTTTACCTTTATACCTCTTTGAAGCGACATGGATTGTATCGTATGTTTATACCTGCTTGTCTTGGACTTTTGTTTGTTGTGTTGCTTGCTCTGCGTTGCTCTTTTTGCTACTGGTACTGATTTATGGGCGGTCATTTGTTTGGATCTTGCATGTATCTGGGCGTGCAGCATATTGTTGCCGACGTGTTGAATTAGCTGGAAAAGGCTGTATTCTTGTAGATAGACTGGGGAATACATCTACGATGGTTATACTATCTATGCAGTTACTCTAACTGCTATGTTTGACTCTTGAGTATAGTTCAAAGAAGTAGTTGTAAATAAATGGCTGCTAGGCGGTGGCATGTGACGGGCCAAGACACCAGGCTGGCCTTTCGTCGATcctcgctttcttcttccatctccgcTGGTCCGCCGCAATCGTCcgcccaccacaaccaccttcACCCATTCACAACTCTCACCCCCGGCTGGGTTGATCCTTGCAGGCAATTAATTGACAACTGCAAGTCCATTCATTCGTTCATTGCATCTGTCGCGAGCATACACACCCAAGACTTCTGTCCCTACTATGACCTCTGTCTAACAAACACAccataaccaaccaacatcaccGCCCAACCCAACCTACACTCACCACATACCAAACACACCACACACAgaaaccacaacaacaaaccaaaATGGTCAACTGGCTCACCCTCGCCGTTCCCTTCGCCTACCTCGGCGTCCTCCTCGGCTCCCTcgcaaccttctcctccctctaccGCAAGCGCAAAGCCCGTAcgtcctttccccttcccccttccttcctcctctccccaaaACTAA of Aspergillus luchuensis IFO 4308 DNA, chromosome 7, nearly complete sequence contains these proteins:
- a CDS encoding chromatin segregase YTA7 (BUSCO:EOG092606O3;~COG:O;~EggNog:ENOG410PFX7;~InterPro:IPR036427,IPR041569,IPR003959,IPR027417, IPR003593,IPR003960;~PFAM:PF00004,PF17862,PF07724;~go_function: GO:0005515 - protein binding [Evidence IEA];~go_function: GO:0005524 - ATP binding [Evidence IEA];~go_function: GO:0016887 - ATPase activity [Evidence IEA]), which codes for MPRAKRSIEELANKSDSDDDDYSDHPVRSSRRSASRTKSKKKSKPVKKRARRDSDDDIISDDEIFDEAEDLSFAESEEEEDDTNAQRNARGLVARRAATNRPLYNEPESSSIEDDDTDDDERPKPSPQKRKSTVVTLKVGDALKQNFQGPRRVTRRTRDPSEDFHALTTSGRHMETVERGTTRSPEIERRRGSRGSKRAPVLDEEEEDLQPKQEDEEMVDETTMEIKGSQLEIMESDVQISFEDGMPPAAGEGQETTTADDEGFVPESENGDAKEGGGGDDDDDDDDDDDDEDEGPTTRRRNRPNRSQQADDEAEQPEEDEAAQPRRSSRKKPKSSQRKRQDDEESDFEPEEEESNDDDEISQSGKSQASPRKGSQAHEEDEDSTAGRRPGLRKRASRSRGQSEVGADIAEELAEELEDLRGGRPRRRVQQEIVYEKPRRSRKDVDYRIIRPDLILPIEEAENEVNESPSRRGRGGGGNSWQRTLFPTYGPFGGGGPSAILGPPGAPAATGGVDSDSSDDEVMQHPKGGAGGSISGPAQPGAGLVGTQTHSADAAQGHAGTPANLGKVKDKQTLADADPLGVDMSVNFDSVGGLQGHIDQLKEMVSLPLLYPEIFQRFHIVPPRGVLFHGPPGTGKTLLARALANSVSSNGRKVTFYMRKGADALSKWVGEAERQLRLLFEEARKTQPSIIFFDEIDGLAPVRSSKQEQIHASIVSTLLALMDGMDGRGQVIVIGATNRPDSIDPALRRPGRFDREFYFPLPNKDGRRSILDIHTKGWDPPLPGPIKDELAEITKGYGGADLRALCTEAALNAVQRRYPQIYKSNQKLLIDPKTIEVTPKDFMLAIKKMVPSSERSTSSGASPLPPSVEPLLRTPLTEIKNLLSLILPQRKRLTALEEAQFEEPEGSGSFQREQMQQEFDRSRVFRPRMLLRGPLGMGQQYLAGALLHHFEGLHVQAFDLPTLLSDSTRSPEAAVIQLFAEVKRHKPSVIYIPNIQAWTDTVGPAVMSTFLGLLRSVPPTDPVLLLGVQESAGEDMDNGVLRNLFGYSKKNFYDLRAPGSEARYEYFTKVIDYVKTSPAHLPDPENRKKRELETLEVAPPPPPKPATPLSKEQLKAQKKKDHQTLNLLKIRIQPIMDQIKKYKRFRTGVIDESQIRYLWEEEDPNIVTSDLPIEQRTTFRPFEKAFDKNGVPGLREAVSGKFFYNLEIVTIEKRLSNGYYKRPKDFLADIKRLAKDARQLGEQERLLRANELLSNVEVDIATIEQTEPALVTECEGVYVRELEREKLAIEKARKAAEEEEAGLIGRAAANRVPHGNTESGPSSGPVVLGETFPDLGPKETARPVTPTRRSAVSFITNGYHTGGGSDLNDLSTHALTSNGSHEERPDGDGDTYMTNSDHSAERETQTSSFGPSAQPKPPYSHTAPSQQVRRESGISSFSQKGPMTPMAPGSQPHEYTNEASTTQTTSDKKSSEQSSVPNPYTQSPVATQGMRHDFPDLTQYPDRVSQEEHLPDTQQGDSSQPSPRPAADMAPLENGPAHSQPRAQPPVPLFDHPTKPAAHVPAGMQSLLNNEDLSPKITLDLEYVQKLHEQLTQRTSGCSVEQLEQINTNLMDYLWQTRGEWNRSKVAAGIQDTFNEVLEDMQAMQEIGPISQKTKEQLYPL